The proteins below come from a single Panicum hallii strain FIL2 chromosome 7, PHallii_v3.1, whole genome shotgun sequence genomic window:
- the LOC112901751 gene encoding protein-lysine methyltransferase METTL21C-like, with protein sequence MAAARRAREEMGGLHVAVAGRAMAVVERDGTHDPATGRVLTGSWLWDSSLVLASHLADDDSARLRLRGATVLELGAGGTGLPGIAAVACLGAARCVLTDVRALLPGLRANAEANGLTSAQADVRELRWGDQLEHQLRVDVVLMSDVFYDPVDMPAMAATLRGLWRDGAGGGTVGWAASEVRDSVQDCMDVLREHGFEVAEVDRVTRPLLRYPDQTAAFAVYRVSLRQQEGS encoded by the coding sequence ATGGCAGccgcgcggcgcgcgcgcgaggaaATGGGCGGCCTGCACGTAGCCGTGGCCGGGCGCGCCATGGCCGTGGTCGAGCGCGACGGCACGCACGACCCGGCCACCGGCCGCGTGCTCACCGGCTCCTGGCTCTGGGACTCCTCCCTCGTCCTCGCCTCCCACCTCGCCGACGACGACTCCGCGCGGCTCCGGCTCCGGGGCGCCACCGTCCtcgagctcggcgccggcggcaCGGGCCTCCCGGGCATCGCGGCCGTCGCCTGCCTCGGCGCCGCTCGCTGCGTGCTCACGGACGTGCGGGCGCTGCTTCCGGGCCTCAGGGCCAACGCGGAGGCCAACGGTCTCACCTCCGCGCAGGCTGACGTGCGCGAGCTCCGGTGGGGCGACCAGCTCGAGCACCAGCTGCGGGTGGACGTGGTGCTCATGTCGGACGTGTTCTACGACCCGGTTGACATGCCGGCGATGGCGGCCACGCTGCGCGGCCTGTGGCGGGAcggtgccggcggcggcacggtggggTGGGCGGCGAGCGAGGTGCGGGACAGCGTGCAGGACTGCATGGACGTGCTGCGGGAGCATGGCTTCGAGGTGGCCGAGGTCGACAGGGTCACCAGGCCGTTGCTCCGCTACCCCGATCAGACCGCCGCGTTCGCGGTCTACCGCGTCTCGCTCCGACAACAAGAGGGGAGTTGA